In Myxococcota bacterium, a single genomic region encodes these proteins:
- a CDS encoding nitroreductase family protein has product MSAPFDLAETDRLLSTTRAVRKRLDLTRPVEREVILDCIRISQQAPTGSNSQTWRWMVVTDAGKRAELARIYAETGKEYLAAAKENLDSSDAQTQRVYDSAFYLMDHLHEVPVHVIPCVTGRVPEGAPAAAHASMYGSILPAVWSFQLALRSRGLGSAWTTLHLFREQEAAKLLGIPDDVTQVALLPVAYTVGTDFKVAQRPGPETITSFDQWELV; this is encoded by the coding sequence ATGTCCGCCCCCTTCGATCTCGCCGAAACCGATCGCCTGCTCTCGACCACCCGCGCGGTGCGCAAGCGCCTGGATCTCACGCGTCCCGTCGAGCGGGAGGTGATCCTCGACTGCATCCGCATCTCCCAGCAGGCGCCGACGGGCAGCAACAGCCAGACCTGGCGCTGGATGGTCGTGACCGACGCCGGGAAGCGGGCCGAGCTGGCGCGGATCTACGCCGAGACCGGCAAGGAGTACCTCGCCGCGGCGAAGGAGAACCTCGACTCGTCCGACGCGCAGACCCAGCGGGTCTACGACTCGGCGTTCTACCTGATGGACCACCTCCACGAGGTGCCCGTCCACGTGATTCCCTGCGTGACGGGACGCGTGCCCGAAGGTGCGCCCGCCGCGGCACACGCTTCGATGTACGGCTCGATCCTGCCGGCGGTCTGGAGCTTCCAGCTCGCGCTGCGCAGCCGGGGCCTCGGCTCGGCCTGGACGACCCTCCACCTCTTCCGCGAACAGGAAGCGGCGAAGCTGCTCGGCATTCCCGACGACGTGACCCAGGTGGCGCTGCTGCCCGTGGCCTACACGGTCGGCACCGACTTCAAGGTCGCGCAGCGTCCCGGGCCCGAGACCATCACGTCCTTCGACCAGTGGGAACTGGTCTGA
- a CDS encoding acyl-CoA synthetase — translation MGTIAVHAAADPDKIAIILGNGEFVETFGELEERSRRWAALFRKRGLERGGCVAVLMENTDPSHMDLFWACHRAGLYFTPVNWHLQEDEIQYIVENSDADVLVVSPAFAEVAASVVAQCPRVKHRLVSSGTAPAGFETAEAALAEIPSDVPLDDEREGAIMVYSSGTTGRPKGVRRPLADVPPGDPMVALFAKAFLGFFGINEDDRYLCPAPLYHTAPLMFTTQHLRIGASVVIMPKFDAELAIQMMQDQSVTSSQWVPTHFRRLLQLPRDVRERYDLSKLRVAVHAAAPCPIPIKEQMIEWWGDAILEYYAGTEGGGTLIRAQEWLSHKGSVGRHWSGGKVWVLDEDGTEISKPNTEGAIYFEAPNTGRFEYHKDAEKTKNTYHGDLFTIGDIGYLDDEGYLYLTDRQSNMIISGGVNIYPQETEDHLTVHPKVDDVAVIGVPNEEMGEEVKAVVIPAEGETPGPELEAELIAYCREGIAHYKCPRTIDFVDTLPRTETGKMAKRKLRDRYWGEGGARLV, via the coding sequence ATGGGAACCATCGCCGTTCACGCCGCCGCCGACCCGGACAAGATCGCGATCATTCTGGGCAACGGAGAGTTCGTCGAGACCTTCGGCGAGCTCGAGGAGCGCTCACGCCGCTGGGCGGCGCTGTTCCGCAAGCGCGGTCTCGAGCGCGGCGGCTGCGTCGCCGTGCTCATGGAGAACACGGATCCGAGCCACATGGATCTCTTCTGGGCGTGCCACCGCGCCGGGCTCTACTTCACGCCCGTCAACTGGCATCTCCAGGAAGACGAGATCCAGTACATCGTCGAGAACAGCGATGCCGACGTGCTGGTCGTGTCGCCCGCCTTCGCGGAGGTCGCCGCGAGCGTCGTGGCCCAGTGCCCGCGCGTGAAGCACAGGCTGGTCAGCTCGGGGACGGCCCCGGCAGGCTTCGAGACCGCCGAAGCCGCCCTGGCCGAGATCCCGAGCGACGTCCCGCTCGACGACGAACGCGAGGGCGCGATCATGGTCTACTCGTCGGGCACCACCGGGCGACCGAAGGGGGTACGCCGCCCGCTCGCCGACGTGCCGCCCGGCGATCCGATGGTCGCCCTGTTCGCGAAGGCGTTCCTCGGCTTCTTCGGGATCAACGAAGACGACCGCTACCTGTGTCCGGCGCCGCTCTATCACACGGCGCCGCTCATGTTCACCACCCAGCACCTGCGGATCGGTGCGTCGGTGGTGATCATGCCGAAGTTCGACGCCGAGCTCGCCATCCAGATGATGCAGGACCAGTCGGTCACGTCGTCCCAGTGGGTCCCCACCCACTTCCGACGCCTGCTCCAGCTGCCCCGCGACGTGCGCGAGCGCTACGACCTCTCGAAGCTGCGCGTCGCAGTCCACGCGGCGGCTCCGTGCCCGATTCCGATCAAGGAGCAGATGATCGAGTGGTGGGGCGACGCGATCCTCGAGTACTACGCCGGTACCGAGGGCGGCGGCACGCTGATCCGGGCCCAGGAATGGCTGTCCCACAAGGGTTCCGTGGGGCGTCACTGGTCCGGCGGCAAGGTCTGGGTGCTCGACGAGGACGGCACCGAGATCTCGAAGCCCAACACCGAGGGCGCGATCTACTTCGAGGCGCCGAACACGGGGCGCTTCGAGTACCACAAGGACGCCGAGAAGACGAAGAACACCTACCACGGTGATCTCTTCACGATCGGCGACATCGGCTACCTGGACGACGAGGGCTACCTCTACCTCACCGACCGCCAGTCGAACATGATCATCTCGGGCGGGGTGAACATCTATCCCCAGGAGACCGAGGACCATCTCACGGTCCACCCGAAGGTCGACGACGTGGCGGTGATCGGGGTGCCGAACGAAGAGATGGGCGAAGAGGTGAAGGCCGTCGTCATCCCCGCGGAAGGAGAGACGCCCGGGCCCGAGCTCGAGGCCGAGCTGATCGCCTACTGCCGCGAGGGCATCGCCCACTACAAGTGTCCGCGCACGATCGACTTCGTCGACACGTTGCCCCGCACCGAGACCGGCAAGATGGCGAAGCGGAAGCTGCGAGATCGCTATTGGGGCGAAGGCGGGGCCCGGCTGGTCTAG
- a CDS encoding enoyl-CoA hydratase/isomerase family protein codes for MGLVREDAGGIATLTLNRPEKLNALDIPSIVALREEIDRLAVDENVACVVLTGAGRSFCAGHDLESIAAGERAPSKHFESETVEALEQLPMPTIAKIRGHCFTGGLELALGCDLLIAAEDAKLGDTHGQWGLVPVWGMSVRLPERVGLPTAKELMFTSRRISGSEAGEIGLVDRVCPAEQLDASVDALAAEIAANSPDTNRMVKRLLRTHADTPRSRALDYERQAPYGMPRDMKERMGGRPSRKKADPA; via the coding sequence ATGGGACTCGTGCGCGAAGACGCGGGCGGCATCGCGACCCTCACGCTCAACCGGCCCGAGAAGCTGAACGCCCTCGACATTCCGTCGATCGTGGCGCTTCGCGAGGAGATCGATCGCCTGGCGGTCGACGAGAACGTGGCGTGTGTCGTGCTCACCGGCGCCGGTCGTTCGTTCTGCGCGGGGCACGACCTCGAGTCGATCGCTGCGGGCGAGCGTGCGCCGAGCAAGCACTTCGAGTCCGAGACCGTCGAGGCGCTCGAACAGCTGCCGATGCCGACGATCGCGAAGATCCGCGGCCACTGCTTCACGGGCGGGCTGGAGCTCGCCCTGGGTTGCGACCTCCTCATCGCAGCCGAAGACGCGAAGCTCGGCGACACCCACGGCCAGTGGGGCCTCGTACCCGTCTGGGGCATGAGCGTTCGCCTGCCCGAGCGGGTCGGGCTGCCCACCGCCAAGGAGCTGATGTTCACCAGCCGACGCATCTCGGGGAGCGAGGCGGGGGAGATCGGTCTGGTCGACCGGGTCTGTCCCGCGGAGCAGCTCGACGCCAGCGTCGACGCGCTCGCCGCCGAGATCGCCGCCAACTCGCCCGACACCAATCGGATGGTGAAGCGCCTGCTGCGGACCCACGCCGATACGCCGCGCTCTCGCGCCCTCGACTACGAGCGCCAGGCCCCCTACGGCATGCCCCGGGACATGAAGGAGCGCATGGGCGGGCGGCCGTCGCGCAAGAAAGCCGACCCCGCCTAG
- a CDS encoding acyl-CoA dehydrogenase family protein: MPDSTDALETFRGEARAWLEENFPKSIAHRGSELIGMEHVAEDADLDLWCQRLGAKGWATPTWPSEYGGGGLSQLEAEVLRKEMSALGAFNPLTVKAGMGITMVGPTILEYGTEEQKQRHIPPICRGEVFWALGYSEPNAGSDLASLQCKAEDKGDHWLVNGQKTWTSGANIAQWIGCLVRTDPDAPKRDGISFLILDMNQPGIETRPIELIAGASPFCETFFNDATTPKGELLGPLNGGWTVGKRLLQHERASQTGARGAGGAAAKKSIHALAKEYVGTDAEGRVADPELRTRITAHLMNAKAQNLTLSRMIAEARGNAKVSATASIMKNAASDVSQERAELAIEILGHSGLGWEGDPFEDHELEAVRHWLSGKAISIYGGSYEIQNNIIAKNILGLPESTQRG, encoded by the coding sequence ATGCCCGATTCCACGGACGCCCTCGAGACCTTCCGCGGCGAGGCCCGCGCCTGGCTCGAGGAGAACTTCCCCAAGTCGATCGCCCACCGCGGCTCCGAGCTGATCGGGATGGAGCACGTGGCGGAGGACGCCGACCTGGACCTCTGGTGCCAGCGCCTCGGCGCGAAGGGCTGGGCCACCCCGACCTGGCCCTCCGAGTACGGCGGTGGCGGGCTCTCCCAGCTCGAGGCCGAGGTCCTGCGCAAGGAGATGTCGGCGCTCGGCGCGTTCAACCCGCTCACCGTCAAGGCCGGTATGGGCATCACGATGGTGGGCCCGACGATCCTCGAGTACGGCACCGAAGAGCAGAAGCAGCGCCACATCCCGCCGATCTGCCGCGGCGAGGTCTTCTGGGCGCTGGGCTACTCCGAGCCGAACGCGGGCTCGGACCTCGCGTCGCTCCAGTGCAAGGCGGAGGACAAGGGCGACCACTGGCTCGTCAACGGCCAGAAGACCTGGACCTCGGGCGCGAACATCGCCCAGTGGATCGGTTGCCTGGTGCGCACCGACCCCGACGCGCCGAAGCGCGACGGCATCAGCTTCCTGATCCTCGACATGAACCAGCCCGGCATCGAGACGCGTCCGATCGAGCTGATCGCGGGGGCGTCGCCTTTCTGCGAGACCTTCTTCAACGACGCGACGACGCCGAAGGGTGAGCTGCTCGGGCCGCTGAATGGGGGTTGGACCGTCGGCAAGCGCCTGCTCCAGCACGAGCGCGCCAGTCAGACCGGCGCTCGCGGTGCCGGTGGCGCGGCGGCCAAGAAGTCGATCCACGCACTCGCGAAGGAATACGTGGGCACCGACGCCGAGGGGCGCGTCGCCGATCCCGAGCTGCGCACCCGGATCACCGCCCACCTGATGAACGCCAAGGCCCAGAACCTGACTCTGTCGCGCATGATCGCCGAAGCCCGCGGCAACGCGAAGGTGTCGGCGACGGCGTCGATCATGAAGAACGCGGCGTCCGACGTCTCCCAGGAGCGGGCCGAGCTCGCGATCGAGATCCTGGGTCACTCCGGTCTGGGCTGGGAAGGCGATCCTTTCGAGGATCACGAGCTCGAGGCCGTGCGTCACTGGCTCTCGGGGAAGGCCATTTCGATCTACGGCGGCTCCTACGAGATCCAGAACAACATCATCGCGAAGAACATTCTCGGCCTGCCCGAGAGCACCCAACGCGGCTGA
- a CDS encoding acyl-CoA dehydrogenase family protein: MAALTEEQNLLKEQAKTWAGEEAPVAKFREMRDRKTEAGFDKATWAGIGELGWPGIVVPEAFGGVDMGHLTFGVVLEELGRQLTASPLLASGLVGANALRLAGSEAQQSAWLPGIADATAIVTLAVDERPHHAPYGTALQAEKTGAGYRLSGEKKHVLEGGSADAFVVVARTGGKPGDAEGLSLFLVEAGQGGVSSQRLTLADSRGYANVNFDGVEVGADALLGSEGGAAPVLDQILDRARAGLAAEMLGVAGQSFDMTLDYLKNRVQFGEVIGGFQALGHRAAECFTKLELTRSCVEAALQAIDEAGDSHSQELALLCSLSKAKAGDFLHHMSNEMIQLHGGIGVTDEFDAGLYLKRARATEATFGNASFHRDRYATLLGY, from the coding sequence ATGGCGGCACTCACCGAAGAACAGAACCTGCTGAAGGAACAGGCGAAGACCTGGGCCGGCGAAGAAGCACCCGTCGCGAAGTTTCGCGAGATGCGCGACCGCAAGACCGAGGCCGGTTTCGACAAGGCGACGTGGGCGGGGATCGGCGAGCTCGGCTGGCCCGGCATCGTGGTGCCCGAGGCTTTCGGCGGCGTCGACATGGGTCACCTCACCTTCGGCGTGGTGCTCGAAGAGCTGGGCCGCCAGCTCACCGCCTCGCCGCTGCTCGCCTCGGGGCTCGTCGGCGCAAATGCGCTGCGCCTGGCGGGATCGGAAGCGCAGCAGTCCGCCTGGCTGCCGGGCATCGCCGATGCCACCGCGATCGTCACCCTCGCCGTCGACGAGAGGCCCCATCACGCTCCGTACGGCACGGCCCTCCAGGCCGAGAAGACGGGTGCCGGGTACCGCCTGAGTGGCGAGAAGAAGCACGTCCTAGAGGGGGGCAGCGCCGACGCCTTCGTCGTGGTCGCGCGGACCGGCGGCAAGCCGGGCGACGCCGAAGGGCTCTCCCTGTTCCTCGTCGAGGCGGGGCAGGGCGGCGTTTCGAGCCAGCGCCTGACCCTCGCCGACAGCCGTGGGTACGCGAACGTGAACTTCGACGGCGTGGAAGTCGGGGCCGATGCCCTACTCGGCAGCGAGGGCGGTGCGGCGCCGGTCCTCGATCAGATCCTCGATCGCGCCCGGGCCGGTCTCGCCGCCGAGATGCTCGGCGTGGCGGGCCAGTCCTTCGACATGACGCTCGACTACCTGAAGAACCGGGTGCAGTTCGGCGAGGTGATCGGCGGTTTCCAGGCGCTGGGGCACCGGGCGGCCGAGTGCTTCACGAAGCTCGAACTCACCCGCTCCTGCGTCGAAGCTGCGCTCCAGGCCATCGACGAGGCCGGCGACTCCCATTCCCAAGAGCTGGCCCTGCTGTGTTCGCTGTCGAAGGCGAAGGCCGGCGATTTCCTGCACCACATGTCGAACGAGATGATCCAGCTCCACGGGGGCATCGGGGTCACCGACGAGTTCGACGCAGGCCTCTATCTCAAGCGCGCCCGCGCAACCGAGGCGACCTTCGGGAACGCCTCCTTTCATCGCGATCGCTACGCGACATTGCTCGGCTACTGA
- a CDS encoding thioesterase family protein — MAHAAGALRVLHESVVREDEIDDLGHMNVRHYATRALASTDRLLGELGVDAACFGSAGPLAHDLPRMFTRYHREQHTGAALEVHGGLIRIDDACLRIYHELRNPAREELAATFCHDVEFRLPGEPEALVIPRAARKELERSLALRPEHGGPRSIDLDAPPVAPSLEDALATGLAFRKPRRIDAADCDAEGRLPAEARPFYMWGGEPLEVRGKPLGPPVFDLPDGGKMGLASMEARSVMVRQPMAGMRIQSFVANVELARKTNLRRYWVFDLDTQELLLANEVVELALHLGKRRAIEFPPEIRADLEARLRPDLR, encoded by the coding sequence ATGGCCCACGCAGCGGGTGCGCTCCGCGTGCTGCACGAGAGTGTGGTACGCGAGGACGAAATCGACGATCTCGGACACATGAACGTCCGTCACTACGCGACGCGCGCGCTGGCGTCGACGGATCGCCTGCTCGGTGAGCTGGGCGTGGACGCGGCGTGCTTCGGCAGTGCGGGCCCGCTTGCCCACGACCTGCCGCGCATGTTCACCCGCTACCACCGGGAACAGCACACGGGTGCGGCCCTCGAGGTGCACGGAGGTCTGATCCGCATCGACGACGCTTGCCTGCGGATCTACCACGAGCTCCGAAACCCGGCGCGGGAAGAGCTGGCCGCGACCTTCTGCCACGACGTCGAGTTCCGGCTGCCCGGCGAGCCGGAAGCGCTGGTGATCCCGCGAGCCGCGCGCAAGGAGCTCGAACGCTCCCTCGCGCTGCGGCCCGAACACGGCGGGCCGCGAAGCATCGACCTCGACGCGCCGCCGGTCGCGCCCAGCCTCGAAGACGCGCTCGCGACGGGCCTCGCCTTTCGCAAGCCGCGGCGCATCGACGCCGCCGATTGCGACGCCGAGGGCCGATTGCCCGCCGAAGCGCGGCCCTTCTACATGTGGGGTGGAGAGCCGCTGGAGGTGCGCGGGAAGCCGCTCGGTCCCCCGGTCTTCGACCTGCCCGACGGCGGGAAGATGGGCCTCGCGTCGATGGAGGCGCGCTCGGTGATGGTGCGGCAGCCCATGGCGGGGATGCGGATCCAGAGCTTCGTCGCCAACGTCGAGCTCGCGCGCAAGACGAACCTGCGCCGCTACTGGGTCTTCGACCTCGACACGCAGGAACTCCTGCTCGCCAACGAAGTCGTCGAGCTCGCACTGCACCTGGGGAAGCGCCGCGCGATCGAGTTCCCGCCCGAGATTCGCGCCGATCTCGAAGCGCGCCTGCGCCCCGACCTGCGCTAG
- a CDS encoding enoyl-CoA hydratase/isomerase family protein: protein MEPFGRFGDVHVSLGDDAVALAEIRRPPNNFFDRPLIAALADAFEALDAEAGCRAIVLASEGRHFCAGADFSGRTGPVEDDTGRHLYDEAVRLFATRTPVVAAIQGAAVGGGLGLALMPDFRVACAEARFSANFARLGFHHGFGLSVTLPRLVGPQAAAELLYTGLRVKGDEAFDIGLCDRLVDQSDVRPEALALAHEIALSAPLAIASIRETLRGDLAAAIRVATDREKAEQDRLQKTEDFREGTRAMAERRTPDFRGR, encoded by the coding sequence ATGGAACCCTTCGGCCGCTTCGGCGACGTCCACGTCTCCCTCGGCGACGATGCCGTCGCCCTCGCCGAGATCCGGCGTCCGCCCAACAACTTCTTCGATCGTCCCCTGATCGCAGCCCTCGCCGATGCCTTCGAGGCCCTCGACGCCGAAGCCGGCTGCCGCGCGATCGTGCTCGCATCCGAAGGGCGCCACTTCTGCGCTGGCGCCGACTTCTCGGGACGCACGGGTCCCGTCGAGGACGACACGGGTCGCCATCTCTACGACGAGGCCGTCCGGCTGTTCGCGACGCGCACCCCGGTGGTCGCGGCGATCCAGGGCGCCGCGGTCGGCGGGGGGCTCGGCCTGGCGCTGATGCCGGACTTCCGGGTGGCCTGCGCCGAGGCGCGGTTCAGCGCCAACTTCGCGCGACTGGGCTTCCACCACGGTTTTGGTCTCTCGGTCACCCTGCCCCGGCTGGTCGGCCCCCAGGCGGCGGCCGAGCTCCTTTACACCGGTCTACGGGTGAAGGGCGACGAAGCCTTTGACATCGGTCTCTGCGACCGCCTGGTCGACCAGAGCGACGTGCGCCCCGAGGCACTCGCCCTCGCCCACGAGATCGCGCTCTCGGCGCCCCTCGCGATCGCGTCGATCCGCGAGACCCTCCGCGGCGACCTGGCCGCCGCGATCCGCGTCGCCACGGATCGGGAGAAGGCCGAGCAGGATCGGCTCCAGAAGACCGAGGACTTCCGCGAGGGCACGCGCGCGATGGCCGAGCGCCGTACGCCGGACTTCCGCGGGCGCTAG
- a CDS encoding acyl-CoA dehydrogenase family protein has protein sequence MTVTEASVRAEVRAWLEAHWDPELSLRDWRERLADSGWGCPTWPEAWYGRGLPLAMESVVRQEFRRAGAVGIASGGGSGLAAPTILEHGSDELKRALLRPIITGEHAWCQLFSEPGSGSDLAGLTTRADRDGDEFVISGQKVWNTSAHHAQYGMLLARTNWDVPKHRGISYFAFEMEQPGVTVRPLQQMNGYASFNEVFINEARATLHQVIGQVDQGWSVALATLAHERRLAGIHDDTPLEGSGRAIEEYREERAHVMAPYVWYPQRYGRVDLIVKRARETGRDNDPVVRQEIAKLLSLQRAAGWTAERAKQARVLGRPPGPEGSIGKLCGSHIARQAADTHALISESDALLAGEDGPEAGIIAEILLSVPGQSIAGGTDEIQRNILAERQLGLPRDPTTDAGKPFRDVPRNVAD, from the coding sequence ATGACCGTCACCGAAGCGAGCGTACGCGCGGAAGTCCGCGCCTGGCTGGAAGCCCACTGGGACCCGGAGCTCTCCTTGCGCGACTGGCGCGAGCGTCTCGCCGACTCGGGATGGGGCTGCCCGACCTGGCCCGAAGCCTGGTACGGGCGCGGGCTGCCGCTCGCCATGGAGAGCGTGGTGCGCCAGGAGTTCCGCCGGGCGGGGGCGGTGGGGATCGCCTCGGGCGGAGGCAGCGGACTCGCCGCGCCCACGATCCTCGAGCACGGCTCCGACGAACTGAAGCGCGCACTGCTGCGACCGATCATCACGGGCGAGCACGCCTGGTGCCAGCTCTTCAGCGAACCCGGCAGCGGCTCGGATCTCGCCGGGCTCACCACCCGCGCGGATCGCGACGGCGACGAGTTCGTGATCAGCGGCCAGAAGGTCTGGAACACCAGCGCGCATCACGCCCAGTACGGGATGCTGTTGGCGCGCACCAACTGGGACGTGCCGAAGCACCGCGGCATCAGCTACTTCGCCTTCGAAATGGAGCAGCCCGGCGTTACGGTGCGCCCGCTCCAGCAGATGAACGGGTACGCGTCCTTCAACGAGGTATTCATCAACGAGGCGCGGGCCACGCTCCACCAGGTGATCGGCCAGGTCGACCAGGGCTGGAGCGTCGCCCTCGCGACCCTCGCCCACGAACGTCGGCTGGCGGGGATCCACGACGACACGCCCCTCGAAGGCAGTGGCCGCGCGATCGAGGAGTACCGCGAGGAGCGCGCGCACGTGATGGCGCCCTACGTCTGGTATCCCCAACGCTACGGCCGCGTCGACCTGATCGTGAAGCGCGCCCGCGAAACCGGGCGCGACAACGACCCGGTGGTGCGCCAGGAGATCGCGAAGCTCCTCTCACTCCAGCGGGCCGCCGGCTGGACCGCCGAGCGCGCCAAGCAGGCGCGCGTGCTGGGCCGACCGCCCGGGCCGGAAGGGTCGATCGGCAAGCTCTGCGGTAGCCACATCGCACGCCAGGCCGCCGACACCCACGCCCTGATCTCCGAGAGCGACGCGCTACTCGCCGGCGAAGACGGACCCGAGGCCGGCATCATCGCGGAGATCCTGCTCTCGGTACCGGGCCAATCGATCGCCGGCGGAACCGACGAGATCCAGCGCAACATCCTGGCGGAACGCCAGCTGGGCCTGCCCCGCGACCCGACCACCGATGCCGGGAAGCCCTTCCGCGACGTGCCGCGCAACGTCGCGGACTGA
- a CDS encoding acyl-CoA dehydrogenase family protein, with protein sequence MRSLTYSDEQEEFRSVVRRFLDDHSPPTEVRRWMEDDAGFDPAVWRRLCDDLGVGGLHLPEAYGGQAFSAVEQSIVLQEMGRALLCSPYFGSIVLAATAIAHGATDAAKKERLPDLANGSQRAALAFAEQTSAWSPHDVAMTATADGADFRLDGSKRFVVDGHSADGLVVVARVPGSTGTDGLSLFWVAGDADGLERRRLESLDPSRKLAQLDFAGVRAAALGAPGTAAGALDHTLDLACIALAHEMVGGAERVLETTVEYAKTRVQFGRPIGSFQAIKHKCADMLVDVELAKSTAIHAAAAAAEGAEDLPLLAALTKALVSDAYRTAATESIQIHGGIGFTWEHDCHLYFKRARSAAILLGDATHHRERMARLLELGASKASA encoded by the coding sequence GTGCGGAGCCTCACCTACAGCGACGAGCAGGAGGAGTTCCGCTCGGTCGTGCGGCGTTTCCTCGACGATCATTCGCCGCCGACCGAAGTCCGCCGCTGGATGGAAGACGACGCGGGCTTCGACCCCGCGGTCTGGCGGCGCCTCTGCGACGACCTCGGTGTCGGGGGGCTCCACCTCCCCGAGGCCTACGGCGGTCAGGCGTTCTCCGCCGTCGAGCAGAGCATCGTGCTCCAGGAGATGGGACGCGCCCTGCTCTGCTCGCCCTACTTCGGCTCCATCGTGCTCGCGGCGACCGCGATCGCGCATGGCGCGACCGACGCCGCGAAGAAGGAGCGGCTGCCGGACCTCGCGAACGGAAGCCAGCGAGCAGCGCTCGCCTTCGCGGAGCAGACGAGTGCCTGGTCTCCCCACGACGTGGCCATGACGGCGACGGCCGACGGTGCCGACTTCCGCCTCGACGGATCGAAGCGGTTCGTCGTCGACGGCCACTCCGCCGATGGGCTGGTCGTCGTGGCCCGCGTCCCGGGCAGCACCGGAACCGACGGCCTGTCGCTCTTCTGGGTCGCCGGCGACGCGGACGGCCTGGAGCGACGTCGCCTCGAGAGCCTCGATCCCAGCCGCAAACTCGCCCAGCTCGACTTCGCAGGCGTCCGCGCCGCCGCGCTGGGCGCGCCGGGAACCGCCGCCGGCGCCCTCGATCACACCCTCGATCTCGCCTGTATCGCCCTCGCCCACGAGATGGTCGGCGGCGCCGAGCGCGTCCTCGAAACCACCGTCGAGTACGCGAAGACCCGCGTCCAGTTCGGGCGGCCGATCGGCTCGTTCCAGGCGATCAAACACAAGTGCGCCGACATGCTCGTCGACGTGGAGCTGGCGAAGTCGACCGCGATCCACGCGGCCGCGGCTGCGGCCGAGGGCGCCGAGGACCTGCCGCTGCTCGCGGCGCTGACAAAGGCGCTGGTCTCCGACGCCTATCGGACCGCGGCGACCGAGAGCATCCAGATTCACGGGGGCATCGGGTTCACCTGGGAGCACGACTGCCACCTCTACTTCAAGCGGGCGCGCAGTGCCGCGATCCTGCTCGGCGACGCCACCCATCACCGCGAACGCATGGCCCGGCTCCTCGAGCTCGGAGCCAGCAAGGCCTCGGCATGA
- a CDS encoding PilZ domain-containing protein, which produces MDADGGDERRFERERIRIPGSVHCGGETLRGFVSNLSATGLFLETRSPAPPAGQDVRVELVRSENETFEILGRVARVVGGHRAAAPVARQGFGIALTSAPEAFYAWVAELGD; this is translated from the coding sequence ATGGACGCGGATGGTGGCGACGAGCGGCGCTTCGAGCGCGAGCGCATCCGGATTCCGGGCAGCGTGCACTGCGGCGGCGAAACGCTGCGGGGGTTCGTGTCCAACCTGTCCGCCACCGGGCTCTTCCTCGAGACCCGCAGCCCCGCCCCGCCCGCCGGCCAGGACGTGCGCGTCGAGCTGGTGCGCTCGGAGAACGAGACCTTCGAGATCCTCGGTCGCGTCGCGCGGGTGGTGGGAGGACACCGGGCCGCCGCGCCGGTCGCGCGCCAGGGATTCGGGATCGCGCTGACCAGCGCGCCCGAAGCCTTCTACGCCTGGGTGGCCGAGCTCGGCGACTAG
- a CDS encoding helix-turn-helix domain-containing protein, whose product MSRTRFDHMQCGIAQALDVLGDWWTLLIVRDAFFGIRRFADFQADLGIAKNVLSDRLNRLVESEILERVDAGTQGTRYEYVLTEKGEALLPVLTSLREWSDDWVFGRGNEPLVFHDRKSGRRVPRMEVRAADGRRLGRRDLKAQRGPGAR is encoded by the coding sequence GTGAGTCGCACCCGCTTCGATCACATGCAGTGCGGAATCGCCCAGGCGCTGGACGTCCTGGGCGATTGGTGGACCCTGCTGATCGTCCGCGATGCCTTCTTCGGCATCCGACGCTTCGCCGACTTCCAGGCGGATCTCGGCATCGCGAAGAACGTGCTCAGCGACCGCCTGAACCGGCTGGTCGAGAGCGAGATCCTCGAGCGGGTCGACGCGGGCACCCAGGGCACCCGCTACGAGTACGTCCTCACCGAGAAGGGCGAGGCCCTGCTGCCGGTGCTGACGTCGCTCCGCGAATGGAGCGATGACTGGGTCTTCGGCCGCGGCAACGAGCCCCTGGTCTTCCACGATCGCAAGAGCGGACGTCGGGTGCCCCGCATGGAGGTGCGCGCCGCCGACGGCCGCCGCCTCGGCCGGCGCGACCTCAAAGCCCAGCGCGGCCCCGGGGCGCGCTGA